GCCGCCCGCAGGACTGGACGCACGAGCAGTTCACCACCTGGTGGCGGGGGCCCCACGCCGACGCCGCCAGGATCCTGCCCGGCCTCATCGCCTATCGGCACGGCGCGGTGACGAAAGACTATGACAGTCCCGAGGTGCCGGGCTGGGACGGTCATGCAGTACTGACCTTTACCGATCGTGCTGCGCTCGACACCGCGTTCGCTTCCTCCGAGTGGAAGGCGGCGACGGCGCAAACGAGGGGGATGGGCGGCCGGCGCATCATCCTGATCACCGACGAGGTCGACTTGCTGGCAGGGACGCACGATGCCTGATATTGGCCCTGGCTTCGCCGCCGCGCAGTTCAGGCTCGATGGCAAGCGGGCACTGATCACGGGCGGGCGCGGCGCATTGGCCGAAGCCATGGCAGCCACGCTCGCTGATCTCGGCTGCGCGGTCGCGCTTGCGTCCCGCACCGAGGCGGACTGCGCCGAACTTGCAGCCAGTGTCTCGCGGCGGTTCCGCGTCCCGACCGTCGGGCTGAGTTGCAACATTGCCGACGAGGCCTCGGTTGAGGTGGCGGTAGCGCGGACCATTGAACGGATCGGCGGGCTCGACATCCTGATCAACAATGCGGGTGCCTCCTGGTGGGGGTTGCCCCAGGACATCCCGTTGAAGGGATGGCAGAAAGTGATGGATGTGAACGTGACGGGCACGTTCCTCGCCTGCCGGCATGCCGCGCGCCACATGATAGCGCAAGGCGGGGGCGCCATCGTCAACATCGCCTCTGTTGGCGCCTTCCTGTCCTATCAGCCCGAGGCGGGGCAGGTGGTGCCCTATACGACGAGCAAGGCCGCGATCGTTCATTTGACCAGCGACCTCGCCGCTCAATGGGCTGGTCACAACATTCGCGTAAATGCCATCGCTCCGGGCTCGATCGAGACCGGCATGACCGAGACGCTCGACCCCGCGATCCGGGAGAGGACGCGACTCGGCATCCTGATGCGTCGCTTCGGCAAACCCCAGGAGATTGGGGGTACGCTGGCGTTGCTGGCCTCTGACGCCGGCAGCTTCATCACCGGCCAGACGTTTCTCGTTGATGGAGGGCAGTCCCTTGCCTGACGCTCTCGTGCCGCCCGCGATTGAGTGGGATCATGAAAGGCTCTGGCCGCAGTTCGAGCGACTGGCCCTCGCTGATCCGGCCGCGCTGGCGCTTGTCGATTGCGACGATCGGCAGTGGACTCGTGGAGAACTGCTGGGCCTCGCCCTCGAGATCGCAGCAGCGCTGAGCTCGGCGGGCGCGAGGCCGTACGCGCGCGTGCTCGTGACCGGGCACAAATCGCCGGCGTCGATCGCAACCGCGCTCGCTGTTTCGTCGTTGGAAGCGGTCTTCTGCCCCGTGTCGCCAAAGTTGGGTGCTGGCGATCTCGCCAAGCTGGAGTCCCTCCTGGGGCACGTGGCGAAAGTCACAGGCGCGGGTAGCGATTTGCCCGACATTCTGCCGGTCGCCGGGTCGGCGTCGACCGATGAACGGGACCGCCAAACGGTCCTCATCGGCTTCACCTCGGGCAGCACGGGCGTGCCGAAGGGGGTTATGCACGGCGCGGGCGCCCTTAACTATGCCACGCGCGCCTGCGCCGCCATTGCGGGTTTGCAATCCGGCGACGCCATTCTCGGTATTGTGCCGCTGGACAGCGCGCCGGGCTTCACATTTACCGCCCATTTCGCCTTGTCGCTTGGGCACGCGCTGGTCTTGATGGATCCGTGGCTGCCGGCGGAGGCGCTGCGGCGAGCGGAGCGCTACCGTTGCGGCTGGGCGATTGCGGTGCCAACCCACCTGTTCACGATGGTCGAGGCCGCCCGGCAGGGTGAATGGAGCGGCCGGCTCCCGCTGCGCGCGATGGCTGTGGGCGGAAGCGCCATGACCGCCGAGTTGATCGCAGACGCGGACCGCCTGCTCGGCCTGAAGGCCTTGCGCATGTTCGGAATGTCCGAATGTATGGGCCACGCCTCGACACACCCGCAACATCCGCTGGAGAGGCGACAGCATTACGACGGCATCCCTTTTCCCGGCACGGAAGACGAGGCTTTCGATGGCGAGTTGCGGCCTTTGCCGCGCGGGCAACGTGGACA
The window above is part of the Sphingomonas sanxanigenens DSM 19645 = NX02 genome. Proteins encoded here:
- a CDS encoding SDR family NAD(P)-dependent oxidoreductase, whose product is MPDIGPGFAAAQFRLDGKRALITGGRGALAEAMAATLADLGCAVALASRTEADCAELAASVSRRFRVPTVGLSCNIADEASVEVAVARTIERIGGLDILINNAGASWWGLPQDIPLKGWQKVMDVNVTGTFLACRHAARHMIAQGGGAIVNIASVGAFLSYQPEAGQVVPYTTSKAAIVHLTSDLAAQWAGHNIRVNAIAPGSIETGMTETLDPAIRERTRLGILMRRFGKPQEIGGTLALLASDAGSFITGQTFLVDGGQSLA
- a CDS encoding class I adenylate-forming enzyme family protein; protein product: MEGSPLPDALVPPAIEWDHERLWPQFERLALADPAALALVDCDDRQWTRGELLGLALEIAAALSSAGARPYARVLVTGHKSPASIATALAVSSLEAVFCPVSPKLGAGDLAKLESLLGHVAKVTGAGSDLPDILPVAGSASTDERDRQTVLIGFTSGSTGVPKGVMHGAGALNYATRACAAIAGLQSGDAILGIVPLDSAPGFTFTAHFALSLGHALVLMDPWLPAEALRRAERYRCGWAIAVPTHLFTMVEAARQGEWSGRLPLRAMAVGGSAMTAELIADADRLLGLKALRMFGMSECMGHASTHPQHPLERRQHYDGIPFPGTEDEAFDGELRPLPRGQRGQAGVRGPSLFLGYAEGLGAGQERMTPDGFYLTGDEIIRDDEGFVRVVGRIKDQIIRGGFNIDPAEIEAALLRHPAIAEAAVVAVPERKLGEQACAVCRIRAGEGAVDLSALLGHLAAQGVSRKKWPEHLVLVETMAVTATGKLDKKAMAVMAAAELARRSGSSALRQDA
- a CDS encoding EthD family reductase, giving the protein MAVSMVVLASRPQDWTHEQFTTWWRGPHADAARILPGLIAYRHGAVTKDYDSPEVPGWDGHAVLTFTDRAALDTAFASSEWKAATAQTRGMGGRRIILITDEVDLLAGTHDA